The proteins below are encoded in one region of Winogradskyella helgolandensis:
- a CDS encoding TolC family protein, which translates to MKRFFIIIALLVFQVSISQETNTETSKLWTLDDCLEYALENNITIKDAALNNKQAEVDYSKAKSSRLPNLYGTASETFSNGNSIDPITSDYVTDQIYSTNVSLNSSMTLFQGNQINNQIAQNELLLNQSVFLEEETKNNIIISILENYLQILYAKEGITIAENNLSASEKEVERAKARLDAGTIALSDYTEAQSQAATNKYAIITAKNTYQQYIIALKQLLELDPTQDIEIETLSTDIDYVTIQLDKMAIYNNALGILPEINASKIGVEVSAKDLEIAKGAYLPTLTLVSSLGSGYTSVNDNNFSDQFNVNFNQRLGLSLNIPIFNRNQTKAAVQSAQINIEKAQISQQLTEKEVYKKVETAYQNAVSTQEQLIAAEASQSAAEQSYKLAQKKYELGGLSTTDLVISQNTYTNAQQNYLQAKYLSILYHQLLQFYQGNAITL; encoded by the coding sequence ATGAAACGATTTTTTATCATAATAGCACTTCTGGTATTTCAGGTCAGTATATCGCAAGAAACAAATACTGAAACTTCAAAATTGTGGACTTTAGATGATTGTTTAGAATATGCTTTAGAAAACAACATCACCATAAAAGATGCTGCTTTAAATAATAAACAAGCCGAAGTAGATTACAGCAAAGCTAAGTCTTCTAGACTACCAAATCTTTATGGAACAGCTTCTGAAACGTTTTCTAACGGTAATTCTATTGATCCTATTACTAGTGATTATGTTACTGATCAAATTTATAGTACTAATGTCAGTCTTAATAGTTCTATGACCTTGTTTCAAGGGAATCAAATTAATAATCAAATCGCTCAAAATGAATTGTTATTAAACCAAAGTGTCTTCTTAGAGGAAGAAACTAAAAACAATATCATCATAAGTATTTTAGAGAATTATTTACAAATTCTATATGCTAAAGAAGGGATCACCATTGCTGAAAACAATTTAAGCGCCTCAGAAAAGGAGGTTGAAAGAGCTAAAGCAAGATTAGATGCAGGTACTATTGCATTGAGTGATTACACGGAAGCACAGAGTCAAGCTGCAACTAATAAGTATGCTATCATAACGGCTAAAAACACTTATCAACAATACATTATTGCCTTAAAGCAATTATTAGAATTAGATCCTACGCAAGATATTGAAATCGAAACATTAAGTACAGATATTGATTATGTCACTATTCAACTCGATAAAATGGCAATCTATAATAATGCCTTAGGTATTCTTCCAGAAATTAACGCGAGTAAAATTGGAGTAGAGGTTAGTGCAAAGGATTTAGAGATTGCGAAAGGAGCTTATCTACCAACCTTAACATTAGTAAGTAGTTTAGGTTCTGGTTATACAAGTGTAAATGATAATAATTTTTCGGATCAGTTTAATGTTAATTTCAATCAACGTTTAGGTCTGTCTTTAAATATTCCAATTTTTAATAGAAATCAGACTAAAGCAGCGGTTCAATCTGCACAAATTAATATAGAAAAAGCACAAATCTCACAACAACTTACGGAAAAGGAAGTGTATAAAAAAGTAGAGACAGCTTACCAAAATGCCGTATCAACACAAGAACAACTTATTGCGGCAGAAGCATCACAATCAGCAGCAGAACAATCATATAAACTCGCACAAAAGAAATATGAATTAGGTGGTTTAAGCACAACGGATTTAGTGATTAGTCAAAACACATACACTAACGCACAACAAAATTATTTACAAGCTAAATATTTGAGCATTTTATACCATCAATTATTACAATTTTATCAAGGAAACGCAATTACACTTTAA
- a CDS encoding 4Fe-4S dicluster domain-containing protein, with protein sequence MAIIITDECINCGACEPECPNTAIYEGADDWRYSDGTSLKGKLVLPNGKEVDADETQEPISDEVYYISPDKCTECVGFHEEPQCAAVCPVDCCVPDEDHVETEEVLLGKQKFMHPDG encoded by the coding sequence ATGGCAATTATAATCACGGACGAATGTATTAATTGTGGAGCATGTGAGCCAGAATGTCCAAATACTGCTATTTACGAAGGTGCTGACGATTGGCGCTATTCTGATGGTACAAGTTTAAAAGGTAAATTAGTTTTACCTAATGGAAAAGAAGTAGACGCAGACGAAACACAAGAGCCAATAAGCGATGAGGTATATTATATCTCACCAGATAAATGTACGGAATGTGTTGGTTTTCATGAAGAGCCTCAATGTGCAGCGGTTTGCCCTGTAGATTGTTGTGTGCCAGATGAGGACCATGTGGAAACTGAAGAAGTTTTATTAGGAAAACAGAAGTTTATGCATCCTGATGGTTAA
- a CDS encoding efflux RND transporter periplasmic adaptor subunit, whose product MKNKKNIIIIIIVAAVLAVVGYIFLNGDEAIVIEAKTITAKKANVTTMVTATGTMEPITQVEVGTQVSGVVEKIYVDYNSEVKEGQLIAELDKTNLKASLTQMQAAYDNAVSQRNYLQTIFDRQKTLFENQVISRSDYDDALYNLQTAKGTVTQRYSDLQSARTNLEYANIYSPIDGVVLSRAIDEGQTVAASYSTPTLFTIAQDLKEMQVEADVDEADIGQVKEGQRVEFTVDAYIGEIFNGVVTQVRLDPTVTSNVVTYTVVIKAENEDLKLKPGLTATISIYTLELNDVLTAEAKAINFKPEAALMEAYNTQHNLPNNTEDSSIDETSLWVVNKNGGITQKPVILGASDGVNIQVLSGISEGDKLVYSLKGVAKSEASPSGTNESPFMPQRPGGNKKK is encoded by the coding sequence ATGAAAAATAAAAAAAACATAATCATCATCATCATAGTTGCGGCAGTATTAGCTGTTGTAGGCTACATTTTTCTAAATGGAGATGAAGCTATAGTAATAGAAGCAAAAACCATTACAGCCAAAAAAGCGAATGTCACCACAATGGTAACGGCTACTGGTACCATGGAGCCCATTACACAAGTAGAAGTTGGAACACAAGTTTCTGGTGTGGTAGAAAAAATATATGTGGATTACAATAGTGAAGTAAAAGAAGGACAACTTATTGCGGAGTTAGATAAAACAAATCTTAAAGCATCACTCACACAAATGCAAGCGGCTTATGACAATGCCGTAAGTCAAAGAAATTACCTGCAAACTATTTTTGATAGACAAAAGACGCTTTTTGAAAATCAGGTCATTAGTAGATCGGATTACGATGATGCCCTTTACAATTTACAAACAGCGAAAGGTACAGTAACACAACGATATTCAGACTTACAATCGGCCAGAACCAATTTAGAGTATGCTAATATCTATTCACCTATTGATGGAGTTGTTTTGTCTAGAGCTATTGATGAAGGCCAAACGGTTGCAGCGAGTTATAGTACCCCAACCTTATTTACCATCGCTCAAGATTTAAAAGAAATGCAAGTCGAAGCAGATGTTGATGAGGCGGATATAGGACAAGTTAAAGAAGGACAACGTGTAGAGTTTACTGTAGATGCTTACATCGGTGAAATATTTAACGGAGTTGTAACTCAGGTGCGTTTAGATCCAACAGTGACGTCAAACGTTGTAACCTATACCGTAGTTATCAAAGCTGAAAATGAAGATTTAAAATTAAAACCTGGTTTAACAGCAACCATTTCAATTTATACTTTAGAATTAAATGATGTGTTAACAGCAGAAGCCAAAGCCATCAACTTTAAGCCAGAAGCTGCCCTTATGGAAGCTTATAATACACAGCACAATCTGCCAAATAATACAGAAGATAGTAGCATTGACGAAACCTCACTTTGGGTGGTAAATAAAAATGGCGGCATTACACAAAAACCTGTAATTCTTGGAGCAAGTGATGGAGTAAACATACAAGTCCTAAGCGGTATTTCAGAAGGTGACAAATTAGTATACAGTTTAAAAGGTGTTGCTAAATCTGAGGCTAGTCCTTCAGGAACAAACGAAAGTCCATTTATGCCACAACGTCCAGGAGGAAACAAAAAGAAGTAA